A segment of the Bdellovibrio bacteriovorus genome:
GGGGTGTGCCCGTGCAAACGACGGCAGCCATTCGTGTGATGGTGGCATTTGATCCCATCTTGCTGACTCCGGGACTGAGCCGTCAGCTTTTGAATGACATGATTGTGGCTTTGCCTCAGGGCGGATACGGCATTTTCAATCGTCGTGCGATGATTCCTCCGGGTGCGGTGGAAGTCTTCCAGCGTCCGTTGGAGGCAGGTCTTTGCCGTCCGACTCCGGTCAACGGCAAGAACTTCCGTCTGTAATTGCTGTTCGCCACCATACGATGCAGACCTAAGCACTTATGTTTTTAATTTCCCGGATTTTTTCCATATAATCCGGGAATGACATTTCTGATGGGCTTTCTTCTTTTGATCTGCATCGGAGTCTCCCCTGCGTTCGCAGCGGGCTCTTCTTCATTTAATTTTCCGCAAGGCACAGTGGACCTTATCAGCTCGCACCCGGGCTGGAAGTCCCAGCAGAAGAATTCTTTAGGTCTGCATTTCAAAATGAAAGAGCACTGGCATATCTACTGGAAGAACTCCGGCGACTCGGGGGCTGCCCCCAAATGGAAGTGGACCGTTGAAAATGCCAGGCTGACTGGTGAACAATGGCCCCTGCCAGAGCGAATCCATGTCGAAGGGCTGACCAACCTGGGCTATTCCCACGAAAGTCTTTTTATCTTTGATCTTGAGCCACAAGACCCGGCGAAACCCGTCAGTGTGGTTTTGAATCTGGAGTTCCTGATCTGCAAAGTCGAATGCATTCCCTATTTTACAGAACTTCGAAAGGAAATTCCCTTCTCGGCCCAAACGGGGCCGCCGGCGGCGATCTTTTCAAAATTTATTTACCCCGAAAAAGCCCCTTCTTCATTCCGCTGGTCCGTGGATGGTCGCACCGACCAGATTCTGAAAACCACCCTGTCCTTGCCTGTAAATCTGAATCTTAAGAATCTCGAAGTCTTCCCCGAAGATGGCGAGACATTCAAAAGCAGCGTTCCTGCCTTGGAACCTCAAGGGTCGCAATATCTGATTCAACTTCCGCTGCAGGATACTTCCAAAACTGATTTTACCGGATCACGCTTTTTACTGGTCACGGAAGACACTGCCGGCAACAAAAAAGGCTACGAGATGGAGCTTACCGCGGCGGCTCCTGCGGCTTTGGCAACGATTCTGATCTGGGCTTTGCTGGGCGGGTTCATTCTGAACTTTATGCCGTGTGTGTTCCCGGTGCTTTCCATCAAAGTCTTAAGCTTTCTGGGACCGGATCAGGACAAACACAAGCTTCGCATCTCGGGCCTTTACTACACCATGGGTGTGATGTGTTCATTTCTTGCTTTGGGCGGACTGCTTTTGGCTTTGCGCGCAGGGGGCGAGCAGATCGGCTGGGGCTTTCAGTTGCAGTCGCCGTTGATCGCAGCAGGTATCGCGCTTTTATTCGTCTGGCTGGGCCTGAATTTCCTGGGCACTTTTGAAATAGGCCAGTCGTTAAGCTATTTGGGCGCAAAGAAAACTTCGCAGTCCCTGTGGGGCTCATTCATGACCGGCGTACTGGCCACCGTGGTGGCCACCCCATGCACGGCACCCTTCATGGGGGCCGCTTTGGGGGCTTCTTTGGCTCTGCCGGCGATGAACACGCTGATGGTGTTTGCAGGCCTGGGCTTGGGCATGGCCCTGCCATTCTTGATTTTGTCCTATACACCTCAGGCCTTGAAGTTTCTGCCCAAGCCCGGAATGTGGATGCAAACCCTGAAAGAGTTTTTGGCGTTCCCTCTTTTTGCCACTGTGCTCTGGCTGCTGTGGGTGCTGTCTCATCAGATTGCGGTGGATTCCATAATTTATTTACTGGGCGTATTTCTGCTGGTCGCGCTGTGGGTGTGGTTTACCCACACGGTCCGCCATGAAAAAGCCCGTCAACTGACACTGCTTGCCGGATTTATTTTGTCGTTTGTGCTGCTGGCAGCCCTTCCGCAAGAATCCATATCTGTTTCTGCCGCAAACACGGCTGCCGCGGAAGTATGGAAACCCTTCACGGCCGAGCAAGTCCAACAAGATCTGGAACAAGGAAAGTCCGTGTTCATCGACTTCACCGCCGCTTGGTGCATCACCTGTCAGGTGAATAAAAAGCTGGTCTTGCATACGACCGAAATTCAAAAGGCCTTCACTGAAAACAATGTGCAGCTTTACAAAGCGGACTGGACTGACAAGGATCCCAAAATCACGGAGGCTTTGGCTCAGTATGGTCGCAATTCACTGCCTCTGTATGTCTTCTACCCATCAGGCAGTCGCAAGGCCCTGCTGCTGCCTGAAATACTAACCAAAGGCATCGTGCTCGATTTATTTAACAAGGAGAAAGAACCATGAAAAAACTGATATTTGCACTGGCTTTGACCTTTACCTCAACACTGGCCTTCGCTGATGCGAAGGTCGGCGCACCAGCTCCGGACTTCAATGTGACTGATGCCAACGGCAAAACCCACAAACTTTCTGACTACAAGGGAAAATACGTGGTGCTAGAGTGGTACAACAAGGACTGTCCGTATGTGCGCAAACACTATGACAGCAAGAACATGCAAAACATCCAGTCGGAAATGACGGGCAAAGGCATCGTGTGGCTGTCGGTGATCTCTTCCGCCAAGGGCAAACAAGGCCATATGCCCGCGGCGGATGTGGTGAAAAACGGAACCAAAGAAGCTTCGAAAGCCACCGCCATTCTGGTCGACGAAAACGGTAAAATGGGCAAAGCCTACGGCGCCAAAACGACTCCGCACATGTACCTGATTGATCCCCAGGGTGTGCTTCGCTACAACGGGGCGATTGACAGCAACGATTCCGCGGATCCCGCGACGATTGCTTCAGCCGAAAACTACATCATCCGCGCCGTCGCCAGCGCAGAAAAAGGTGAAAAGATCGCCAAAGAAACCAGCAAGCCCTACGGCTGCAGCGTGAAGTACTAAACACCTGCTCACTTACAATTTGAGCCCGCACGGAAAGCCCCGTACCCTTAGCGGTATGGGGTTTTTCTTTTTGATTAAAAAATTCATACCCATTCCCGTCGTTCTTGCTTACCTAGGGTGCGCTTCGCTCCCACCCAATACAAATCGTTCTTATTCTGAAGCCCTGCCTCCTGATCCAAAGACTCAACTGGCCCAGGCGACAGAAGAACAGCTCAAAAAACATCCGGGTCTGTCAGGCTTCTATCCCCTGGCGTCCGGTCTGGAGGCATTGGTCGCCCGTATGGCGGCGGTCGCCGTTTCTGATCGCAGCATCGATCTGCAATACTATATCTGGGAAAATGACCTGACCGGCCGAATGCTGATGCATGAAGTTCTGCTGGCAGCCGATCGGGGCGTGCGCGTGCGTGTTCTGCTGGATGATCTTAACCAGGGACGCTATGAGCGAGGCCTTGCCATTCTGGATTCACACCCGAACATCGAAGTGCGCATGGCCAATCCTTTCGCCGGAAGAAGCTGGCGCATTCTGGATGCGATGAGATTTTCCACCGTCAACCGTCGCATGCACAACAAGGTCTTTGTGGTCGACAATCAAACGGCGATTGTGGGTGGACGCAACATTGGCAATGAATACTTCTGGGCCAGCGAAGAAATGAACTTTGGTGACTTCGATCTGTGGGCCATCGGCCCGGTGGTTCAGGATCTTTCGCGGGAATTTGATTCTTATTGGAACAGCGAAATCGCCTATCCTATTTCTGTCTTGGTCAATGGATTCAAGCCCACCGCCGAGGACCTGCAAAAACTGAAAGCCGATGCCGCAGCCGCCATCGAGGAAGCCGAAAAAACCCAGTATGCCGCCGCCCTCAAAGAAACCCCGATGGTGAAAAAGTTCACCCGCGAGCCGTTAAAACTTTATTGGGGAAAGGCCGAAGTCGTGATTGATCCGCCGGAAAAATTCCGCCAGCATTCAAAGGAACAGACCGACAACCTTGCCCATCAGCTTTATCCTCTGATCGAAAAGACCCAGAAAGAACTGATTCTGGTTTCCCCTTACTTTATTCCCGGCAAAAAAGGAGTGCAGTTTTTTAAGAGTCTAAATAACCGTGGTGTTGCCTCTCTGGTTCTGACCAATTCCCTTGCTTCCAGTGATGTGGCCACCGTGTTTTCAGGCTACAAGGGTTACCGCAAGGATCTTCTTGAACAGGGGGTTCAGCTTTATGAGCTAAAACCCACCCCGCAAAAAACCATGCCGAAAAAGAGCCGTGTGGGCGCCAGCTTCTCCAGCGCAGGCTTGCACGGAAAGATCTTTGTCTTCGACCGAAGGAAGGTCTTTGTCGGGTCAATGAACCTGGATCCACGATCGGCCACTTTGAACAGCGAAATGGGCGTGGTTGTCGACAGCCCCGAACTGGCCGAAGCGATCAGCAAGAACCTGATCGCCAATCTTCGCGAAGACAATTATCAGGTTTTACTGGATGACAGAAAGAACCTGATTTGGAAAACCACCGATGACCATGGCAAAGAACAGGTCTTTACCAAAGAACCTGAAACCAGTTGGTGGAAGCGCCTGAAAGCGGGGCTCAGCGGGATCTTCGTTCCCGAATCCTGGCTGTGATTGGCAGCTTGGGCATAAAAAAACCCCGAGTTTTCAACCCGGGGTCTTCACAATTTCGTCAGCAGATAGCGTTGCGACTAGAAATTGCCAGATCTTCTCATCAGACCGTCTTTGTTCTTGATGATGATTTCTTTACCATTGAGGTCGATAAGGCCTTCGTTTTTAAACTCTGTCAAATGACGAGACAAGGACTCATTGATCGTGCTGGCAAGTTGAGCGAACTCATTTCTTGTCAGTTTCAAATTCAAAGAAATACCATTCGGTGTCTGAACCCCGAATCTGTCTGCCAACAGCACCAGTTGATAAGCAATACGTTCCTGAACAGAGGCCAGGTAGTGAAGCTGACTGATGGTTTCGAAAGATTCCAGGTCGTTAACGGCCTGATTCAAAAGCAACTTAATCAGCGGGCTGGATTGTGCCATCGCCACTTGAATAAGTTCGCGTGGATACAACCAAAGAACTGTGGATTTCACAGCTTTGGCATGACTTTGTGTTACAGCACCTTTCACAAGTGCCTTGTAGCCAAAGTATTCACCTGGTGATACAAGCTTCGTCACGTATTCGTTAGTCGTGGTGCGGCCGCGCGCGTGGGATCGATTTACAACAACTTTTACACATCCCGACTGAACGTAATACAGACCCTTCGCCGGCTCCCCTTCTTTGAAGATCATCTCCTCTTCTTTGAGATGAATAACTTCATAGGGAACGTTTGAAGTATTCGGAATACTTAGGTTTTGACCACCCATAAAACCAAGGGAGTTTACTCCGCCGTTGAGTATTGTCTGAGATTCCATACTCTTTTACCTCCGAGCTTTCTTCGTTGGGTTAATTGTTGAGGTCATCCTAAACTGGTATTATACAGCCTCCTAATTGAAATTTCGACATAACACTCTTGTAACGGCCTCCTGTTTACGCACAAACATACTTATGACTTGACTCACAATGCCCCCTCCCCTACTTTCAGCCCCATCCAAAAATGGAATTTTTTCGTAATTTCATGCTCTTACTCAGCATATGACGGCGCTGCAAGAGTGGTTCAAGTGGAGTACTAAAATGGCAAAAAGCTTCCTTACGATGCTGTTATTCTTGTCAGTCGGCACATTTTCCCACGCAAATCCCCTCAAAGTTGGCTTGGTTCTCGATAAAGGCGGCAAAGACGACAAGTCTTTTAACTCTGCGGCTTATCAGGGAGCTAAAAAAGCCGAGCAGGATTTGAAGATCGACCTGAAATACGTTGAAGCCACAGACACCAACGCCATTGAAAATCTGCACCGTGCTTTTGCCCGTAAAAATTTTGATCTGATCATCGGCGTGGGCTTTGCCCAGCAGGAAGCGGTTAAAAAGGTAGCAGCTCAATTCCCGAAAATTAAGTTTGCTGTTATCGACAGTGATGTCAAAGCACCAAACGTGCGTTCTTTGCTGTTTGAAGAGCATGAAGGCTCGTTCCTGGTGGGGGCCCTGGCGGCAATGGCTTCCAAGTCGAACTCGGTGGGTTTTGTTGGCGGCATGGACATCCCGTTGATCCGCAGATTCTCAATGGGTTATGTGGCAGGTGCCAAATATGTGAACCCGAAAATCAATGTCACTGAAAACTATGTGGGCGTGACAGGTGAAGCCTGGAACAACCCGGCCAAAGCCAAAGAACTGGCGCTGGCGCAAATTGCCAAAGGCGGCGACGTGATCTTCGTGGCGGCGGGAGCTTCCAACACCGGTGTCTTCGACGCTGCTGAAGAAAAAAAGAAATTCGCCATCGGTGTGGATTCCAATCAGAACTGGATCAAGCCCGGCATTATTCTGACCAGCATGATGAAAGCCGTCGATGTGGCGGTGTATGACACCATCAAAGAAACCCAGGCCGGCAAATTCACCGCAGGTGAAATCCGCTATGGCCTGAAAAACCAGGGTGTGAACTACACTTTGGACAAACATAATGAAAAACTGATCACCGCCGACATGAAGAAAAAGGTCGAAGAGATCAAAAAGAAAATCATCGCCGGCCAAATCCAGGTTCCTGATTACTACAAAAAGAAATAGGTGCCTCTTAATATGTCCATGGCGGTTGAATTCAAAGGGATCAGCAAATACTTTGGCGCCGTTCGCGCCAACTCGGACATCTCTTTTGCCATTCCGTCGGGCTCCATTCATGCCATCGTAGGCGAAAACGGGGCCGGCAAATCCACGGCCATGAAAATCCTGTTCGGAATGTACCAGCCTGATGGCGGCGAGATTCTGATTCACGGAAACCCTGTTACCTTTGAAACCCCGATCGATGCCATGGCCGCCGGCATCGGCATGGTTCACCAGCACTTCATGCTGGCTGAACCCTTCACGGCCCTGGATAATATTCTGCTGCAACAAAAAGGTTCGGCATTTTCCCTGCTTCCGCGCGCAGAACAGCGTCAGCGTCTGAATGAAATCGCCGGTCGTTATGGCTTTCATGTTGACCTTGATGCCAAGGTCGAGGATCTGTCTGTCGGTGAACAGCAGCGCATTGAGATCCTGAAAATCCTTTCCCAGAACTCCGAAATTCTGATTCTGGATGAACCCACAGCCGTTCTGACTCCGCAGGAAGTGCAGGAACTGTTCACCAATCTTCGCAAACTGAAAGCCGAAGGCAAAACCATTCTGATCATCACCCACAAGCTGAAAGAGGTGATGGCACTTTCTGATGCCGTGACCATCTTCCGTGCCGGTCGCATGGTCGCCCACAAAGCAACCCGCGAAACTTCCGTGGAAGAACTGGCCGAACTGATGGTGGGTCGCTGCCTGCAAGATCCGAAAGAGCGAACCTCCACCATTGAGCAGAATCACGTGCTGCTGAATTTTGAAAAGCTTTCTGCAGCAATGGGCAACCATCGCATTGAAAACATCACACTGAAAGTTCACGCCCGCGAGATCGTCGGTGTGGCGGGCGTTGAGGGCAATGGACAGGACATCCTGATCCGCGCCCTGCTGGATCAAAAATCGCTGAACAAACACTCCTTGCAGGGACAGGTTCTTTGTGAAGGCAAATTGCAGGCCTTCCCTGAAGACCGTCTGCGCTTTGGTGTTCTGCCTTCCCGTCCTGTTTATGAAAACTTCCTGCTGGGGCAGCAGCGGTCTGGCCTGTTTAATTCCGGCCTTCTGCTAAAAACCCGTGCTTTGATTGAGCGCACCCGCGAAATCATGAAGGAATACGATGTTCGTCCCCACGATGAACATCTGCCGTTTGAAAAGCTGTCCGGCGGAAACCAGCAAAAATTAGTCGTGGCCCGTGCCCTGACTCAAAAGCCGGATGTAATCATTGCCGCACAACCCACCCGCGGCGTGGATATCGGGGCTATTGAATTTATTCACAATGAACTGCGCCGCTGCCGCGATGAAGGTGCAGGCGTGCTTTTGATCTCTTCTGAGCTGGATGAACTGATGGCCCTTTCTGATCGCATTGTTGTTCTTTACAAAGGCCATCTGGTGGCGGAATTCCCACGCTCCGCCTTTAATGAAATCGCCTTGGGGAAAGCCATGGGAGGTGGACATTGAAACGTGTCTTCGGCTTCCTGTTGGGACTGACACTGGCTTTGCTGCTGACTTTGTTCGCGGGTGAAAACCCGTGGAATGTCTTTATGATTCTGGTGCGCAGTGCTTTTGGCTCCATATACGATCTGGGCCTGACTCTTTCATACACCACGCCTTTGATTTTCTGTGGCCTTTCCGTGGCCATTGGCTTTCATGCCGGTCTTTTCAATATCGGCGCTGAAGGTCAGCTGACCATGGCGGTGGTGACCACTGCTGCCATTGGCGTGCTGTTCCCGCAGATCCCTTTCCCGCTGGCTCCGGTGATTGCCCTGCTGGCAGGTCTGGTGGCCGCCGGGTTGTGGGGCTGGATTGCGGGCTGGCTGCGCGCCGTGCGTGGCAGTCATGAAGTCATCATCACCATCATGATGAACTTTATCGCCGCAGGCCTTGCAAGCTGGTTCACCCTGAAGATCATTCCCAATCCTGAATCCCAGAATCCTGAAACCGCCATGGTCGCACCTCAGTACATGTTTAAGGACTATGATCTGATTGCCCGTCTGTTCCCGGACACCCCGGCCAATGCCTCGTTGGGCTTTGCGATTGTGCTGGCCGTTTTGATGTGGATATTCCTCTGGAAAACCACGTGGGGCTTTGAATTGCGGGCGGTGGGCTCTAATCCCGAAGCCGCTCACCGTGCGGGAATTTCAGAAAAGAAAGTGCGCATTCTGGCGATGACCTTGGCCGGAGTGATGGCAGGCTTTGTCGCGTTGTCTGAGGTTCTGGGCAGCGCCGGGCAATACCGCATTGGCTTTTCTCCGGACTATGGTTTTATCGGTATCGCTGTGGCCCTGCTTGCCAGCAACAACCCTTTGGGAATTATCGTGGCGGCCTTCCTGATGGGTGCGCTTCACAAGGGCGCTTCGGATCTGGATCTTGAAACGACCACGATCACCCGTGATTTCTCTCGCATCATCCAGGCTTTGGTGATTTTGGGTGTGGTGGCGCAAGGCTATTGGGAATGGATCAAAATCAAAAGGAGGAAAGGTTAGATGGAAACTATGACCTGGATTCTGGCTTTGACTTTGGCCACCCTGCGACTGGCAACACCTTTGGTGTTTGCCTCCATGGGTGGTTTGATGAGCGAACGCTCGGGTGTCGTGAATGTCGCCCTTGAGGGCTTTATGCTGATCGGTGCCTTTGCTGGCGCCATTGCCGGTCAGTATTTCGCTTCAGCGTGGATGGGGTGGGGCTTTGCCATTCTCGCAGGCCTTGTTATTGGCGCTCTTTACGCTTTGTTTGTGATTGAGCTTAAAGCCGATCAGATCATCACGGGCATGGCCGTGAATCTTTTTGTGATGGGTTTCATCCCCTTTGTGACGAAGATTCTTTACAGCTCCACCGGCTCCACCCCAGCGCTGCTAGTGGAAGACCGCTTTACCTTTGAACCGTTGTTGATGGCCGGGCTGCTGGTCGCCGCGATCAGCCTCTGGATGTTCCGCACGCGTTCAGGTCTGTGGGTTTTGTTTGCCGGCGAAAATCCTGAAGCCCTGACCGCCAGTGGTGTCAGTGTTCGCAAAGTCCGCTGGTCCGCTGTGACGTTGAGCGGGGCTTTTGCTGCCATGGGTGGCGCCAGTCTTTCATTGTTCCTGGCTTCGTCTTATTCCCCGATGATGACCGGCGGCCGTGGTTTCATGGCTTTGGCGGCGCTGATCTTCGGTAAATGGAAGCCGGTACCAGCCTTTGCGGCGTGCCTGCTGTTTGCCTTTGCTGATGCCGTGCAAATCCGTCTGCAAGGTGTGCAAATCGGCGGCGTGGAAGTTCCGGTTCAGTTTGTTCAGATTTTACCTTACATCGTGACAGTCATTGCTCTTGCGGGCTTTATCGGCAAAAGCCGGGCTCCAAAGGCACTGGGTCACCAATAATTTAAGAGGTCTCTATGAGAAATATTCTGTTGGCATTGCTTCTTCTTGGATCTTCTCAGGCATTTGCCTGGGGCGGCCGCGGTCACGACACCATCTGCCGTGTTGCCACCTTCCTGGTGAAAGAACCGGGCTTGAAAGAATACATGCAACACAAACCCCAGATGATGGGACACCTGTGCAATATGCCGGACTTTTACTGGAAAAGCCTGGGTGGCGACGCTGCGAAACTGGGGAACTCCACGCACTTCATCGATATTGAAGTTATTGGCCTGGATGTGAAAGATATCACCGTTGATTACAAACAACTGATGACTGAATTCACCGGCAAACCAAACAAGTTCAAAAACGACGGCTCCACGATCAAATCCATCCCGCAGGAATTCGGTTCTTCCTGGTGGAGAGCCGACCAGTTCATGCGCCACATCGCTGGCCTGAAAGAGGAGTTTGCGAAAGCCAAAGCGCCAACGAACTTCAAAGAAGAACAGGACAACGAGCTTCCTTACAACAAGCTGGCCTATGATATGGTCGTGTCCATGGGGCTGATGGGTCACTTTGTTGGCGACAACTGCCAGCCATTCCACACCACGGCGGACTATGACGGTTATGCCGCCGGTCACGGTGGCATCCATGCTTACTTTGAAGATCAGGTTGTTGGCCAGTTCGATGGCGACCTTGACTATCTGGTGCTGAAAGCGGCTCGCGGAATGAAAAATCCGGAATTCATGAAGCCAAAAACAGCCATTGAGAAAATGAAAGTTCTGAGTGTGATCTCAAACAAAGAGATCCCGAAGATCCTGAAAATGGATCCAGTCATCAAGAAGTCCACTCTGGTGAAAGAAAAAGGCATGGAACTTAAAACCGCAGCGGAACGTCAGCCGGCATCTGTGGCCTTCAAAAAAATGAAACCGATGATCGTGACGGAAATGGCTCGTGGCGCAGTTCTATTGGCGGCGCTTTGGGATGAAGCTTATGTTTCTGCCGGCAAACCAAAAATCGGCGCTTACAAGTCCTACAAGTATCCGTTCACTGTTGATTTCGTAACCCCGGACTATATCGAAGTTCCGAAAACAGAAGAAAAGAAATAGTTCAAAAAAATGTCCACTGCTTTTCTGGCGGTGGACATTTCCTTTTAGTGTTTGTGCGCTTGAAT
Coding sequences within it:
- a CDS encoding protein-disulfide reductase DsbD family protein, coding for MTFLMGFLLLICIGVSPAFAAGSSSFNFPQGTVDLISSHPGWKSQQKNSLGLHFKMKEHWHIYWKNSGDSGAAPKWKWTVENARLTGEQWPLPERIHVEGLTNLGYSHESLFIFDLEPQDPAKPVSVVLNLEFLICKVECIPYFTELRKEIPFSAQTGPPAAIFSKFIYPEKAPSSFRWSVDGRTDQILKTTLSLPVNLNLKNLEVFPEDGETFKSSVPALEPQGSQYLIQLPLQDTSKTDFTGSRFLLVTEDTAGNKKGYEMELTAAAPAALATILIWALLGGFILNFMPCVFPVLSIKVLSFLGPDQDKHKLRISGLYYTMGVMCSFLALGGLLLALRAGGEQIGWGFQLQSPLIAAGIALLFVWLGLNFLGTFEIGQSLSYLGAKKTSQSLWGSFMTGVLATVVATPCTAPFMGAALGASLALPAMNTLMVFAGLGLGMALPFLILSYTPQALKFLPKPGMWMQTLKEFLAFPLFATVLWLLWVLSHQIAVDSIIYLLGVFLLVALWVWFTHTVRHEKARQLTLLAGFILSFVLLAALPQESISVSAANTAAAEVWKPFTAEQVQQDLEQGKSVFIDFTAAWCITCQVNKKLVLHTTEIQKAFTENNVQLYKADWTDKDPKITEALAQYGRNSLPLYVFYPSGSRKALLLPEILTKGIVLDLFNKEKEP
- a CDS encoding redoxin domain-containing protein, encoding MKKLIFALALTFTSTLAFADAKVGAPAPDFNVTDANGKTHKLSDYKGKYVVLEWYNKDCPYVRKHYDSKNMQNIQSEMTGKGIVWLSVISSAKGKQGHMPAADVVKNGTKEASKATAILVDENGKMGKAYGAKTTPHMYLIDPQGVLRYNGAIDSNDSADPATIASAENYIIRAVASAEKGEKIAKETSKPYGCSVKY
- a CDS encoding phospholipase D family protein; translated protein: MIKKFIPIPVVLAYLGCASLPPNTNRSYSEALPPDPKTQLAQATEEQLKKHPGLSGFYPLASGLEALVARMAAVAVSDRSIDLQYYIWENDLTGRMLMHEVLLAADRGVRVRVLLDDLNQGRYERGLAILDSHPNIEVRMANPFAGRSWRILDAMRFSTVNRRMHNKVFVVDNQTAIVGGRNIGNEYFWASEEMNFGDFDLWAIGPVVQDLSREFDSYWNSEIAYPISVLVNGFKPTAEDLQKLKADAAAAIEEAEKTQYAAALKETPMVKKFTREPLKLYWGKAEVVIDPPEKFRQHSKEQTDNLAHQLYPLIEKTQKELILVSPYFIPGKKGVQFFKSLNNRGVASLVLTNSLASSDVATVFSGYKGYRKDLLEQGVQLYELKPTPQKTMPKKSRVGASFSSAGLHGKIFVFDRRKVFVGSMNLDPRSATLNSEMGVVVDSPELAEAISKNLIANLREDNYQVLLDDRKNLIWKTTDDHGKEQVFTKEPETSWWKRLKAGLSGIFVPESWL
- a CDS encoding Crp/Fnr family transcriptional regulator, giving the protein MESQTILNGGVNSLGFMGGQNLSIPNTSNVPYEVIHLKEEEMIFKEGEPAKGLYYVQSGCVKVVVNRSHARGRTTTNEYVTKLVSPGEYFGYKALVKGAVTQSHAKAVKSTVLWLYPRELIQVAMAQSSPLIKLLLNQAVNDLESFETISQLHYLASVQERIAYQLVLLADRFGVQTPNGISLNLKLTRNEFAQLASTINESLSRHLTEFKNEGLIDLNGKEIIIKNKDGLMRRSGNF
- a CDS encoding BMP family lipoprotein; amino-acid sequence: MAKSFLTMLLFLSVGTFSHANPLKVGLVLDKGGKDDKSFNSAAYQGAKKAEQDLKIDLKYVEATDTNAIENLHRAFARKNFDLIIGVGFAQQEAVKKVAAQFPKIKFAVIDSDVKAPNVRSLLFEEHEGSFLVGALAAMASKSNSVGFVGGMDIPLIRRFSMGYVAGAKYVNPKINVTENYVGVTGEAWNNPAKAKELALAQIAKGGDVIFVAAGASNTGVFDAAEEKKKFAIGVDSNQNWIKPGIILTSMMKAVDVAVYDTIKETQAGKFTAGEIRYGLKNQGVNYTLDKHNEKLITADMKKKVEEIKKKIIAGQIQVPDYYKKK
- a CDS encoding ABC transporter ATP-binding protein, translated to MPLNMSMAVEFKGISKYFGAVRANSDISFAIPSGSIHAIVGENGAGKSTAMKILFGMYQPDGGEILIHGNPVTFETPIDAMAAGIGMVHQHFMLAEPFTALDNILLQQKGSAFSLLPRAEQRQRLNEIAGRYGFHVDLDAKVEDLSVGEQQRIEILKILSQNSEILILDEPTAVLTPQEVQELFTNLRKLKAEGKTILIITHKLKEVMALSDAVTIFRAGRMVAHKATRETSVEELAELMVGRCLQDPKERTSTIEQNHVLLNFEKLSAAMGNHRIENITLKVHAREIVGVAGVEGNGQDILIRALLDQKSLNKHSLQGQVLCEGKLQAFPEDRLRFGVLPSRPVYENFLLGQQRSGLFNSGLLLKTRALIERTREIMKEYDVRPHDEHLPFEKLSGGNQQKLVVARALTQKPDVIIAAQPTRGVDIGAIEFIHNELRRCRDEGAGVLLISSELDELMALSDRIVVLYKGHLVAEFPRSAFNEIALGKAMGGGH
- a CDS encoding ABC transporter permease: MKRVFGFLLGLTLALLLTLFAGENPWNVFMILVRSAFGSIYDLGLTLSYTTPLIFCGLSVAIGFHAGLFNIGAEGQLTMAVVTTAAIGVLFPQIPFPLAPVIALLAGLVAAGLWGWIAGWLRAVRGSHEVIITIMMNFIAAGLASWFTLKIIPNPESQNPETAMVAPQYMFKDYDLIARLFPDTPANASLGFAIVLAVLMWIFLWKTTWGFELRAVGSNPEAAHRAGISEKKVRILAMTLAGVMAGFVALSEVLGSAGQYRIGFSPDYGFIGIAVALLASNNPLGIIVAAFLMGALHKGASDLDLETTTITRDFSRIIQALVILGVVAQGYWEWIKIKRRKG
- a CDS encoding ABC transporter permease yields the protein METMTWILALTLATLRLATPLVFASMGGLMSERSGVVNVALEGFMLIGAFAGAIAGQYFASAWMGWGFAILAGLVIGALYALFVIELKADQIITGMAVNLFVMGFIPFVTKILYSSTGSTPALLVEDRFTFEPLLMAGLLVAAISLWMFRTRSGLWVLFAGENPEALTASGVSVRKVRWSAVTLSGAFAAMGGASLSLFLASSYSPMMTGGRGFMALAALIFGKWKPVPAFAACLLFAFADAVQIRLQGVQIGGVEVPVQFVQILPYIVTVIALAGFIGKSRAPKALGHQ